From the genome of Xiphophorus couchianus chromosome 6, X_couchianus-1.0, whole genome shotgun sequence, one region includes:
- the gata6 gene encoding transcription factor GATA-6 gives MDLGENSWSMVKREVSSSPGSPAEQSYLPGDSSRRDGPTPPSELDALGHRRPDGRSLHPYLHFGHHGNAATAGEDIPLFTDLDQGSKLVLSAGAHKASLLVDPADMYQTLAIAAAQSQTGYDSSSAGYMHSSPNSPVYVPSSRVNPMISSLSYLQAGGSAQAGHAVSSHSVWSQSTPESPSSYSAGSPHTSSRYHYPPSPPMNNGTPRDSSYTNTLNVSSRDQYGLSRPLSGTYANPYSPYVAPQLPSPWTGGHFDNTMLHTLQSRGAPLIRGPNGVSDILDDMAESRECVNCGSISTPLWRRDGTGHFLCNACGLYSKMNGLSRPLIKPQKRTSTSRRIGLSCANCQTSTTTLWRRNAEGEPVCNACGLYTKLHGVPRPLAMKKEGIQTRKRKPKTLSKTKGSSGTNNSVSMTPTSTSSSNSEDCSKTSSPSAQVSGVSSSVLPGSGEGAGSGSAVKYPGQDSLYTSVGLTQSSDVASVRGEPWCPIALA, from the exons ATGGACCTGGGTGAAAACAGCTGGTCCATGGTCAAGCGAGAAGTTTCCAGCAGCCCAGGCTCGCCGGCCGAGCAGAGCTACCTGCCCGGTGACAGCAGCAGGAGAGACGGGCCCACGCCTCCGAGCGAGCTCGACGCGCTGGGCCACCGCCGTCCGGACGGCAGGTCGCTGCATCCCTACCTTCACTTCGGACATCACGGCAACGCTGCGACCGCCGGCGAGGACATCCCGCTGTTTACGGACTTGGATCAGGGGAGCAAGCTCGTTCTCTCCGCCGGAGCGCACAAGGCAAGCCTGCTGGTGGACCCCGCCGACATGTACCAAACTTTGGCAATCGCCGCAGCCCAAAGCCAGACTGGATATGATTCCTCCTCCGCTGGTTACATGCACTCCAGCCCCAACTCCCCGGTCTACGTGCCCAGCTCCCGGGTGAACCCGATGATTTCCAGTCTTTCCTACCTGCAGGCCGGTGGTTCCGCGCAGGCCGGCCACGCAGTCTCCAGCCACTCGGTGTGGTCGCAGTCCACCCCGGAGAGCCCGTCGTCGTACAGCGCAGGGAGCCCGCACACCTCCAGCCGGTACCACTATCCTCCGAGTCCGCCCATGAACAACGGGACACCCAGGGACAGCAGCTACACAAACACGCTGAATGTGAGCAGCAGGGACCAATACGGCCTCTCCCGACCCTTAAGTGGGACCTACGCTAACCCATACTCCCCTTATGTGGCACCTCAGCTGCCCTCACCTTGGACCGGGGGACATTTTGATAACACCATGCTGCACACTTTGCAAAGCAGGGGTGCGCCCCTGATTAGAGGTCCAAACggag TTTCAGATATCCTGGACGACATGGCGGAGAGCAGGGAGTGCGTGAACTGCGGCTCCATCTCCACACCGCTGTGGAGGCGCGACGGCACGGGCCACTTTCTCTGCAACGCATGCGGCCTCTACAGCAAAATGAATGGCCTGAGCCGGCCATTAATTAAACCGCAGAAAAGGACG TCAACCTCCAGAAGAATCGGCCTCTCCTGCGCAAACTGTCAGACCAGCACAACGACCTTGTGGCGCAGGAACGCAGAAGGAGAACCGGTGTGCAATGCATGCGGACTCTACACTAAGCTTCATGGA GTACCTCGACCGCTTGCCATGAAGAAAGAGGGAATCCAGACAcgaaaaagaaaacccaaaactttGAGTAAGACCAAAGGATCCTCGG GCACCAACAACTCTGTCTCCATGACTCCCACATCCACATCCTCATCCAATTCTGAAGACTGCTCCAAAACCAGCTCTCCCTCTGCACAAGTGTCAGGG gtCAGCTCGTCCGTGCTCCCGGGCTCTGGGGAGGGAGCCGGCTCGGGCTCTGCGGTAAAATACCCTGGACAGGACAGCCTGTACACCAGCGTGGGCCTGACCCAGTCATCAGATGTAGCTTCAGTGAGGGGGGAACCCTGGTGCCCCATAGCTTTAGCCTAA